A genome region from Syntrophorhabdaceae bacterium includes the following:
- the recA gene encoding recombinase RecA has product MNPKTQKGGIDVKEENNKGKAIDMAVSQIEKLFGKGAIMKLGEKALEAVPVVSTGSIALDLALGIGGLPRGRVIEIFGPEASGKTTLALQVVAEIQKAGGAAAFIDAEHALDVSYAKRIGVNTDDLLISQPDTGEQALEIGEILVRSGGIDVVVVDSVAALVPRAEIEGEMGDSHMGLQARLMSQALRKLTGITSKSMTTVIFINQIRQKIGIMFGNPETTTGGNALKFYSSVRLDIRRIAAIKDGQEVVGSRTRVKIVKNKLAPPFREVEFDIIFGEGISREGDVIDLAVDMDIVEKAGTWYSYGDSRIGQGRENAKEYMKAHPETMKEIEEKIAIQVGLKKGES; this is encoded by the coding sequence ATGAACCCGAAAACGCAAAAGGGAGGCATCGACGTGAAAGAGGAGAACAACAAAGGCAAGGCCATTGATATGGCCGTATCCCAGATAGAGAAGCTCTTCGGCAAAGGTGCTATCATGAAGCTGGGAGAGAAGGCCCTTGAGGCCGTTCCCGTCGTTTCCACGGGATCCATCGCTCTTGATCTTGCCCTGGGCATTGGCGGCCTGCCTCGCGGCAGGGTCATAGAGATATTCGGGCCCGAAGCGTCGGGCAAGACGACGCTGGCGCTGCAGGTGGTTGCCGAGATCCAGAAAGCGGGGGGCGCCGCGGCATTTATCGATGCCGAGCATGCCCTTGACGTAAGCTACGCGAAAAGGATCGGTGTCAACACTGACGACCTTCTCATATCCCAACCCGACACGGGCGAACAGGCCCTCGAGATCGGCGAAATACTTGTCCGAAGCGGAGGCATTGACGTAGTCGTCGTCGATTCTGTCGCCGCCCTGGTGCCCCGTGCCGAGATCGAAGGGGAGATGGGCGATTCCCACATGGGTCTTCAGGCCCGGCTCATGTCGCAGGCGCTGCGCAAGCTCACGGGCATCACCAGCAAATCCATGACCACCGTTATTTTTATAAACCAGATCCGTCAGAAGATAGGGATCATGTTCGGAAATCCCGAGACGACAACGGGCGGAAACGCCCTCAAGTTCTATTCATCAGTGCGCCTCGACATCCGCAGGATCGCAGCAATAAAGGACGGCCAGGAGGTCGTGGGCTCGAGGACACGGGTAAAGATCGTAAAAAACAAACTTGCACCACCTTTCAGAGAAGTCGAGTTTGACATCATATTCGGTGAAGGCATATCCCGCGAGGGCGATGTTATCGACCTCGCCGTAGACATGGATATCGTGGAGAAGGCGGGAACCTGGTATTCCTACGGGGATTCCAGGATCGGCCAGGGCCGGGAGAACGCCAAGGAGTACATGAAGGCCCACCCCGAAACGATGAAGGAAATTGAAGAGAAGATTGCCATACAGGTGGGGCTCAAGAAGGGAGAGTCGTGA
- the alaS gene encoding alanine--tRNA ligase gives MTSREIRSKFLEYFARNGHTIVPSSALLPEKDPTLLFVNAGMVQFKNLFLGLEKRPYIRATSCQKCVRAGGKHNDLDNIGKTLRHHTFFEMLGNFSFGDYFKKEAIVFAWEFLTKELGIDESKMWITVFREDDEADAIWRKTGVRPERIVRLDEKDNFWSMGDEGPCGPCSEILYDLGENVGCRQPTCAVGCDCDRFLEIWNLVFMEFDRSADGQMKKLPRPSIDTGMGLERITSIIQGKIGNYDTDLFVPIIRRIEEIAGCAYGEDERKDAAIRVIADHARGATFIINDGILPSKDGRGYVLRRIIRRALRYGRKLGIQKEFLHDLSKSVVDIMEEAYPDVKNNHSYIVRVIRGEEERFIETLGMGMKLYEEFAGDLKKKGSTVIPGELVYKLYDTYGFPVDITTDMAEEDGLILDREGFEKALSEQKARSRTGSKIKGEEWNEGHLAILGQGLASSFTGYGTLRDEGVIGAVLVGNEMVDEISEDEEGELFLDTTPFYAESGGQIDDSGIITVAGGGATARITAVTKIKEDLFAHRVVVEKGVFHKGDRVSLAVDEEKRKGVSRNHTATHLLQYALRRVLGDHVKQSGSLVEAGRMRFDFTHFEAMKEDQIRAVEDIVNEKIMECVPVVIDVKSREDAIREGATALFEEKYGETVRVITIGDFSRELCGGTHVANTGQIGSLYILGEGSLASGVRRIEATTGKGALAYKSRMEGTLKAIARRTNTEFDRVQERVEGLLGELSVKEKELEHFKQDIVAHRVDGAIAEAVDFEGVKIITLFMENAAAEDLRKATDVVRSKVKDCIVVVGTAGAEDRGLVVASVSKDLQKRYSAGKIVKSLTGHYGGKGGGGANIAQGGIPGASVPESLKNVVQFIDS, from the coding sequence GTGACATCACGAGAGATCAGAAGTAAATTCCTGGAGTATTTTGCACGCAACGGCCACACGATAGTCCCCAGTTCGGCGCTGCTGCCGGAAAAGGATCCCACGCTTCTTTTTGTGAATGCCGGCATGGTCCAGTTCAAGAACCTTTTTCTCGGCCTGGAAAAAAGGCCCTACATCAGGGCGACATCGTGCCAGAAATGCGTCAGGGCTGGCGGCAAGCACAACGACCTCGACAATATCGGCAAGACGCTGAGACATCACACCTTTTTCGAGATGCTGGGGAACTTTTCCTTTGGCGACTATTTCAAGAAGGAGGCCATCGTCTTCGCATGGGAGTTCCTGACAAAAGAACTCGGCATCGACGAGTCGAAGATGTGGATAACGGTCTTTCGTGAAGATGACGAGGCCGACGCGATCTGGAGGAAGACCGGCGTCAGGCCCGAGCGGATAGTGAGGCTTGATGAGAAGGACAATTTCTGGTCCATGGGCGACGAAGGCCCCTGCGGCCCCTGTTCGGAAATTCTCTACGACCTGGGCGAGAATGTGGGGTGCCGGCAGCCGACATGTGCAGTCGGATGCGACTGCGACCGGTTCCTCGAGATCTGGAACCTCGTCTTCATGGAGTTCGACCGCAGTGCCGACGGGCAGATGAAGAAACTGCCCAGGCCCTCCATCGACACCGGCATGGGGCTCGAGCGTATCACCTCCATCATACAGGGCAAGATCGGCAACTACGACACCGACCTTTTCGTCCCCATCATCAGGCGCATCGAAGAGATCGCCGGCTGCGCATACGGCGAGGACGAAAGGAAGGACGCAGCCATCCGTGTCATCGCGGACCACGCGCGGGGGGCCACCTTCATCATAAACGACGGTATCCTGCCTTCGAAGGACGGCAGGGGATACGTGCTGAGGAGAATTATCCGCCGGGCCCTGCGTTACGGAAGGAAACTGGGGATACAGAAGGAGTTCCTCCACGACCTCTCGAAGAGCGTCGTGGACATCATGGAAGAGGCCTATCCCGACGTGAAGAACAACCATTCCTACATCGTGAGGGTCATACGGGGCGAGGAAGAACGTTTCATCGAAACCCTCGGGATGGGGATGAAGCTCTACGAAGAGTTCGCCGGTGACCTGAAGAAGAAGGGCAGCACCGTCATCCCCGGCGAGCTTGTCTACAAACTCTATGACACCTACGGCTTTCCCGTCGATATAACGACGGACATGGCGGAAGAGGACGGTCTTATCCTCGACAGGGAAGGCTTTGAAAAGGCTCTCTCCGAGCAGAAGGCGCGTTCGCGGACGGGTTCGAAGATAAAAGGGGAAGAGTGGAACGAAGGCCACCTTGCCATACTCGGGCAAGGCCTTGCGAGCAGCTTCACCGGCTATGGCACCTTGAGGGACGAGGGCGTCATCGGGGCCGTTCTCGTCGGCAACGAGATGGTGGATGAGATATCCGAGGACGAAGAGGGCGAGCTCTTTCTCGATACCACGCCCTTCTACGCCGAAAGCGGCGGACAGATCGACGACTCGGGGATCATCACCGTTGCCGGCGGCGGCGCCACGGCGCGCATCACTGCCGTGACGAAGATAAAAGAAGACCTCTTTGCCCATCGGGTGGTTGTCGAGAAAGGCGTGTTCCACAAGGGAGACAGGGTTTCCCTCGCCGTCGACGAAGAGAAGCGCAAGGGCGTGTCGCGCAATCATACGGCGACGCACTTGCTTCAGTACGCGTTGAGGCGGGTCCTCGGCGACCACGTGAAGCAGTCGGGCTCCCTCGTGGAGGCTGGCAGGATGCGTTTCGACTTTACCCACTTCGAGGCCATGAAGGAAGACCAGATAAGGGCGGTGGAGGACATTGTCAACGAAAAGATCATGGAGTGCGTGCCCGTCGTCATAGACGTAAAGAGTCGGGAGGACGCCATTCGGGAAGGCGCGACGGCGCTCTTCGAGGAGAAATATGGAGAGACGGTGCGCGTCATCACCATCGGTGATTTTTCCCGGGAGCTCTGCGGAGGCACCCATGTCGCCAATACGGGTCAGATAGGCAGCCTCTACATTCTCGGCGAAGGCTCACTTGCATCGGGTGTCCGCAGGATCGAAGCGACAACGGGCAAAGGAGCTCTCGCCTACAAGAGCAGAATGGAAGGGACCCTTAAGGCGATCGCCAGAAGAACGAACACCGAGTTCGACCGCGTTCAGGAACGCGTCGAGGGACTGCTTGGCGAACTGAGCGTCAAAGAAAAGGAACTCGAGCATTTCAAACAGGACATCGTTGCCCACAGGGTCGACGGTGCCATAGCGGAGGCGGTAGACTTCGAGGGCGTTAAGATCATTACCCTTTTCATGGAGAACGCAGCGGCTGAGGATCTCAGGAAGGCGACGGATGTTGTCCGGTCGAAGGTGAAGGACTGCATCGTCGTTGTCGGGACGGCAGGGGCCGAGGACAGAGGGCTCGTCGTTGCCTCCGTGAGCAAGGACCTGCAGAAGCGTTACAGTGCCGGGAAGATCGTCAAGAGCCTCACCGGGCATTATGGCGGCAAAGGGGGCGGCGGCGCCAACATAGCGCAAGGCGGCATACCGGGGGCATCAGTCCCGGAATCCCTCAAAAACGTTGTACAATTTATCGACAGTTAG
- a CDS encoding Crp/Fnr family transcriptional regulator: MKRYADNLRSVNLFADLKDKELETISRILYTHSYRRGQLIFQEGERGDSLFVVLKGRVKVCLYDEEGREYVLDVIGKDGFFGELALIDELPRSANTIAMEASELLTVRRQDFMKLLLENPSISINILRVLAARLRVADERIKWLAFLNVEGRILKYLLEVGARLGIKMKDIIIIEKGPSQIEIANSCGCSRETVSRMVASLVKKGVISVWRRQYTLYPGTRTF, from the coding sequence ATGAAGCGTTACGCCGACAACCTCAGAAGCGTCAACCTCTTTGCAGATCTCAAAGACAAGGAATTGGAGACGATATCCAGGATCCTCTATACCCATTCCTACCGTCGCGGCCAGCTCATCTTCCAGGAGGGAGAGAGAGGCGACTCCCTCTTTGTCGTCCTGAAGGGGCGGGTGAAGGTCTGCCTCTATGATGAGGAGGGACGGGAATACGTTCTCGATGTCATCGGAAAGGACGGTTTTTTCGGCGAACTTGCCCTCATCGACGAGCTGCCCCGTTCGGCGAACACCATTGCCATGGAGGCATCGGAGCTGCTCACCGTGCGCAGGCAGGATTTCATGAAGCTCCTCCTGGAAAATCCGTCCATATCGATCAATATACTGAGGGTCCTCGCCGCCCGGCTGCGCGTTGCCGACGAAAGGATCAAGTGGCTCGCTTTCCTGAACGTGGAGGGCCGTATCCTCAAGTACCTCCTGGAGGTCGGCGCGCGCCTCGGCATCAAGATGAAGGACATCATCATCATAGAAAAGGGTCCTTCCCAGATAGAGATAGCCAATTCCTGCGGCTGCTCCCGGGAAACGGTCTCCCGCATGGTGGCATCGCTGGTCAAGAAAGGCGTCATAAGCGTCTGGAGAAGGCAGTATACGCTATACCCGGGAACGAGAACCTTCTAG
- a CDS encoding GAF domain-containing protein, translating to MVSIVNQKLEAKEQELKILHEVAKDISDNLDLSELLHRIVDTVKDFVKADSCLVYLYDEDHGELVLSASSDAKRKSLGSISLKLGEGLTGWAAKEKQPVALTKEAYRDKRFKAFTSLKEDKYEAFLSIPILSKNRIIGVMNLQNKKEYVYPETQIKLLFTISRYLGSAIQNAITYDEVVKKAKQLDLLSEVSRTIVSDHYIKEILHLIVTMTAKVMDSKICSVMLLDEKKEELVIAATQSLSNDYVNKPNLKVGQSVSGKVVLEKKPFKVLDVTREPGYMFPDVARNEGFVSLLSVPMMIKDEVVGVINSYTKNEHTFTKEEIDILQAVANQAAVAIENTNLSHEILAAKEALESRKLVERAKGILMKEVGLNEDEAYRKIHKKSMDTRKTMKEVAEAVILAFDIQKRT from the coding sequence ATGGTTTCCATTGTTAATCAGAAACTTGAGGCGAAGGAACAGGAGCTCAAGATCCTTCACGAGGTGGCGAAGGATATCAGCGACAACCTTGACCTTTCGGAGCTTCTGCACCGCATCGTCGATACGGTGAAGGATTTTGTCAAGGCGGATTCCTGCCTCGTTTACCTCTACGATGAAGACCACGGCGAGTTGGTCCTTTCCGCTTCGAGCGATGCGAAGAGGAAATCGCTGGGATCGATAAGCTTGAAGCTCGGCGAGGGCCTCACCGGCTGGGCCGCAAAGGAGAAACAGCCTGTCGCCCTGACGAAGGAGGCCTATCGCGACAAGCGGTTCAAGGCCTTCACCTCCCTGAAGGAAGACAAGTACGAGGCCTTTCTTTCCATACCCATCCTGTCGAAGAACAGGATCATAGGCGTCATGAACCTTCAGAACAAAAAGGAGTACGTCTATCCCGAGACACAGATAAAGCTTCTCTTCACCATCAGCAGGTACCTGGGCAGCGCAATACAGAATGCGATTACCTATGATGAGGTGGTGAAGAAGGCAAAACAGCTCGACCTTCTCTCCGAGGTGTCGCGGACGATCGTTTCCGACCACTACATCAAGGAGATCCTCCATCTTATCGTGACGATGACGGCAAAGGTCATGGATTCCAAGATCTGCTCCGTCATGCTTCTCGACGAGAAAAAAGAAGAGCTTGTCATCGCCGCCACGCAGAGCCTGAGCAACGATTACGTGAACAAGCCGAACCTGAAGGTCGGGCAATCCGTAAGCGGCAAGGTGGTCCTCGAGAAAAAACCCTTCAAGGTCCTCGACGTGACGAGGGAGCCGGGCTACATGTTCCCTGATGTAGCGAGGAACGAAGGGTTCGTGTCCCTCCTGTCCGTCCCGATGATGATAAAGGACGAGGTGGTGGGCGTAATCAACAGCTATACGAAGAACGAGCACACCTTTACGAAGGAAGAGATAGACATTCTGCAGGCAGTTGCAAACCAGGCGGCCGTGGCCATCGAGAACACCAACCTGAGCCATGAGATACTCGCCGCAAAGGAGGCGCTCGAGTCGCGCAAGCTCGTAGAGCGCGCCAAGGGGATATTGATGAAGGAAGTGGGCCTCAACGAGGACGAGGCCTACCGCAAGATACACAAGAAGAGTATGGATACAAGAAAGACGATGAAGGAAGTGGCGGAGGCCGTCATACTCGCCTTCGACATCCAGAAAAGAACTTGA
- a CDS encoding NAD+ synthase, whose amino-acid sequence MKKMLRIGMAQINSIVGDLAGNGEKVLTWVERARAQDVDILALPELVITGYPPEDLLLKRGFIDTNIKVVNEVASRIDSPATIVGFVDRSASGIYNAAAVIYKGKIRGIFRKELLPNYGVFDERRYFLPGTRPRVFRYGDVLFGVGICEDMWFKEGPVAAMARSGAGLIFNINASPYHMGKIYVREDAVRSRVRENRVWVAYVNLVGGQDELVFDGQSFIMDRSGNVVAAAGAFREDLLVIDIPEEELAKKGSATGTGGRVTTVAARPHGARPEVKRSLAVHPVKRLDATEEVYEALKLGLHDYVKKNGFKGTVIGLSGGIDSALVAALAADALGRDNIVCVFMPSKFTSRESSEDAFELAKKLGTRIIEVPIDAILDAYKAGLGRLFEGLKEDVTEENLQARIRGNILMALSNKFGWLVLTTGNKSEMSVGYATLYGDMAGGFAVIKDVPKTLVYQLCRWRNTLGEAIPERIISKEPTAELKANQKDSDSLPPYDHLDQVLKSYVEEDKEPSTVDHPNVSAGEIARVLRMVDLSEYKRRQSPPGIKITPKALGKDRRMPITNKYKGSQ is encoded by the coding sequence ATGAAAAAAATGTTACGTATCGGCATGGCACAGATAAACTCAATAGTCGGCGACCTTGCGGGGAACGGCGAGAAGGTCCTCACCTGGGTTGAGCGGGCCAGGGCGCAGGATGTGGACATTCTTGCGCTGCCGGAACTTGTCATAACGGGTTACCCGCCTGAAGACCTGCTCCTTAAGAGGGGCTTTATCGATACGAACATCAAAGTCGTCAACGAAGTGGCGTCCCGGATAGACTCTCCGGCCACAATTGTCGGTTTTGTGGATCGATCCGCATCGGGGATCTATAACGCCGCCGCCGTCATCTACAAAGGAAAGATACGGGGTATCTTCCGCAAGGAACTCCTTCCGAACTACGGCGTTTTTGATGAGAGAAGGTACTTTCTCCCCGGCACCAGACCCCGGGTGTTCCGTTACGGCGATGTTCTCTTCGGCGTCGGGATATGTGAAGACATGTGGTTCAAGGAAGGCCCGGTGGCCGCCATGGCCCGCTCGGGCGCGGGACTTATCTTCAACATCAATGCATCCCCCTACCACATGGGCAAGATATACGTCCGGGAAGACGCTGTCAGAAGCAGGGTCCGGGAAAACCGGGTGTGGGTGGCCTACGTCAACCTTGTCGGGGGTCAGGACGAGCTGGTGTTCGACGGACAGAGTTTTATAATGGATAGGTCGGGCAATGTCGTAGCCGCCGCCGGGGCATTCCGGGAGGACCTCCTTGTTATCGATATTCCCGAAGAGGAACTGGCAAAGAAGGGTTCGGCGACAGGGACGGGGGGGCGCGTCACCACTGTCGCCGCGCGGCCCCACGGGGCGCGCCCGGAGGTCAAAAGATCACTCGCGGTACATCCCGTCAAGCGCCTTGATGCCACCGAGGAGGTTTACGAGGCATTGAAGCTTGGCCTTCATGACTACGTAAAGAAGAATGGGTTCAAGGGAACAGTGATAGGACTTTCCGGAGGGATCGACTCGGCACTGGTGGCTGCCCTTGCAGCGGATGCGCTGGGCAGGGACAATATCGTATGCGTCTTCATGCCGTCGAAGTTCACATCCAGGGAATCCTCGGAAGATGCCTTTGAGCTTGCGAAGAAGCTCGGCACGAGGATCATCGAGGTGCCCATAGACGCAATACTCGATGCCTATAAGGCCGGCCTTGGAAGGTTGTTCGAGGGCCTTAAGGAGGACGTTACCGAGGAGAACCTCCAGGCCCGCATTCGCGGCAATATCCTTATGGCGCTTTCGAACAAGTTTGGGTGGCTGGTGCTCACCACGGGCAACAAATCCGAAATGAGCGTGGGTTACGCGACTCTGTACGGCGACATGGCGGGCGGCTTCGCCGTTATCAAGGATGTTCCGAAAACGCTCGTTTACCAGCTTTGCAGATGGCGCAATACCCTTGGCGAAGCTATTCCCGAGAGGATAATCTCGAAGGAGCCAACCGCCGAATTGAAGGCGAATCAGAAGGACAGCGATAGCCTTCCCCCTTACGACCATCTCGATCAGGTGTTGAAAAGCTATGTCGAGGAGGACAAAGAACCTTCGACGGTCGATCACCCAAACGTGTCCGCGGGAGAGATCGCCCGCGTGCTGAGAATGGTGGACTTGAGCGAGTACAAACGCCGCCAGTCTCCCCCGGGGATCAAGATAACACCCAAGGCATTGGGCAAGGACAGGAGGATGCCCATCACGAACAAATACAAGGGCTCGCAATGA
- a CDS encoding sigma-70 family RNA polymerase sigma factor: protein MKFEFMVKRLSPVLKRITNRLNGYHAYFDEEDLYQEALTHLWSAFRKGSIEDKTDSYILQGCYYHLKNHLRKVRENAVFVSLNEPVGEDGGSLEEMIASDASSSYVYLERKLKFQAIRDACTSDRDRQVLKLLMEDLAVREIGARLGISHVMVLKIRNRIRDNYACKTGEKET, encoded by the coding sequence ATGAAATTCGAGTTTATGGTAAAACGGCTCTCCCCCGTTTTGAAAAGGATAACAAACAGACTCAACGGTTATCATGCGTATTTTGACGAGGAAGACCTCTACCAAGAGGCGTTGACACACCTGTGGAGCGCCTTCCGGAAAGGGTCTATCGAAGACAAGACAGACAGCTATATCCTCCAGGGTTGTTACTATCACCTCAAGAACCATCTCCGGAAGGTCCGCGAAAATGCAGTTTTTGTGAGCCTCAACGAACCGGTCGGCGAAGACGGCGGTTCCCTGGAGGAGATGATCGCTTCCGACGCATCCTCGTCCTATGTGTACCTTGAACGAAAGCTCAAATTCCAGGCGATACGAGACGCCTGCACCTCAGACCGGGACCGTCAGGTCCTTAAACTGCTCATGGAGGATCTGGCGGTGCGAGAGATCGGCGCAAGACTCGGCATCTCCCACGTTATGGTCCTGAAGATCCGTAACAGGATTCGCGACAACTACGCGTGCAAGACGGGAGAGAAGGAAACCTGA
- a CDS encoding secondary thiamine-phosphate synthase enzyme YjbQ codes for MRSYRKELWFNVPARRGFVNITPQVEECLRESGITEGLVLVNAMHITASVFINDDESGLHHDIDIWLEKLAPHEPVSSYRHNVGEDNADGHLKRQIMGREVVVAITEGRLDFGPWEQIFYGEFDGRRRKRVLVKIIGE; via the coding sequence ATGAGGAGCTACAGGAAGGAACTCTGGTTCAATGTGCCGGCGAGGCGGGGGTTTGTGAACATAACGCCTCAGGTTGAGGAATGCCTGCGTGAGAGCGGCATTACCGAGGGACTTGTTCTGGTGAACGCCATGCACATCACGGCCTCCGTCTTCATCAACGACGACGAATCGGGCCTCCATCACGACATCGACATCTGGCTCGAGAAGCTTGCCCCCCACGAACCGGTTTCCAGTTACAGACACAATGTCGGCGAAGACAACGCGGACGGTCACCTCAAGCGCCAGATCATGGGCAGGGAGGTGGTCGTCGCCATAACGGAAGGGCGCCTCGACTTCGGTCCCTGGGAACAGATATTCTACGGAGAGTTCGATGGGCGAAGAAGAAAGAGGGTTCTCGTCAAGATAATCGGGGAATAG